One Chordicoccus furentiruminis DNA window includes the following coding sequences:
- a CDS encoding V-type ATP synthase subunit A, translated as MSTGTILKVAGPLVVATGMRDANMGDVVRVSKQRLIGEIIEMHGDQASIQVYEETQGLGPGEPVESTEAPLSVELGPGLMGSIYDGIQRPLNKIMEKTHSNLLSRGVEVEALDRAKKWTFAATAKPGDKVEAGDILGTVQETAVVTQKIMVPYGVKGTLTEIRSGDFTVTDVIAKVKTEEGIRDLTMMQKWPVRRGRPYAKKLAPSMPLVTGQRVIDAFFPIAKGGVAAIPGPFGSGKTVTQHQLAKWSDADVVIYIGCGERGNEMTDVLNEFPELKDPRTGESLMQRTVLIANTSDMPVAAREASIYTGITMAEYFRDMGYSVALMADSTSRWAEALREMSGRLEEMPGEEGYPAYLGSRLAQFYERAGRVISLGKEGREGQLSAIGAVSPPGGDISEPVSQATLRIVKVFWGLDADLAYQRHFPAINWLTSYSLYLDALEPWFNEHVDAEWMATRQKLMSLLQEEASLNEIVKMVGMDALSAQDRLKMEAARSIREDFLHQNSFDEIDTYTSLRKQFCMMKLVNAFYEGGVKALNEGASIGRIVAMKTRERISRFKYTPEKDVDAAYQKVQDELTKEFADITAKEDE; from the coding sequence ATGAGCACAGGTACGATCCTGAAGGTCGCCGGACCGCTGGTTGTTGCGACCGGAATGCGCGACGCCAATATGGGCGACGTGGTCCGCGTCAGCAAACAGCGGCTGATCGGCGAGATTATCGAGATGCACGGGGATCAGGCGTCGATTCAGGTCTATGAGGAGACTCAGGGACTCGGCCCGGGCGAGCCGGTCGAATCGACGGAGGCTCCACTTTCCGTCGAGCTGGGCCCGGGGCTTATGGGTTCCATCTATGACGGTATTCAGCGTCCGCTGAACAAGATCATGGAGAAGACGCACAGCAACCTGCTGAGCCGCGGCGTTGAAGTGGAGGCGCTGGATCGGGCGAAGAAATGGACGTTTGCCGCGACGGCGAAGCCGGGCGACAAGGTGGAGGCCGGCGATATTCTGGGAACGGTACAGGAAACAGCCGTTGTGACACAGAAGATCATGGTTCCTTACGGCGTGAAGGGCACTTTGACGGAGATTCGGTCCGGCGATTTCACCGTCACGGACGTGATCGCGAAAGTGAAGACGGAGGAAGGCATCCGGGATCTGACGATGATGCAGAAGTGGCCGGTCCGGCGCGGACGCCCGTACGCGAAGAAGCTGGCGCCGTCTATGCCGCTGGTCACAGGCCAGCGTGTCATCGACGCGTTCTTTCCGATCGCGAAGGGCGGCGTGGCCGCGATCCCGGGGCCCTTCGGTTCAGGCAAGACTGTGACCCAGCATCAGCTGGCGAAGTGGTCGGACGCGGACGTGGTCATCTACATCGGCTGCGGCGAGCGCGGCAACGAGATGACGGACGTTCTGAACGAGTTCCCGGAACTGAAGGATCCGCGCACCGGCGAATCGCTGATGCAGAGAACGGTGCTGATCGCCAATACGTCGGATATGCCGGTGGCCGCCCGCGAGGCGTCGATTTACACGGGCATCACGATGGCGGAATACTTCCGTGACATGGGGTATTCGGTGGCGCTGATGGCAGATTCCACCTCCCGCTGGGCCGAGGCGCTCCGCGAGATGTCCGGCCGTCTGGAGGAGATGCCGGGTGAGGAAGGCTATCCCGCCTACCTCGGAAGCCGTCTGGCCCAGTTCTATGAGCGGGCCGGCCGCGTGATTTCCCTCGGCAAGGAGGGACGGGAAGGCCAGCTTTCCGCCATCGGGGCAGTGTCGCCTCCGGGCGGCGATATTTCCGAACCGGTGTCTCAGGCGACGCTCCGGATCGTCAAGGTCTTCTGGGGACTGGACGCGGATCTCGCCTATCAGCGTCATTTCCCGGCCATCAACTGGCTGACATCCTACAGCCTTTATCTCGACGCGCTGGAGCCCTGGTTCAATGAGCATGTGGACGCGGAATGGATGGCGACCCGTCAGAAGCTGATGAGCCTTCTGCAGGAGGAGGCGTCGCTGAACGAAATCGTGAAGATGGTCGGTATGGATGCCCTGTCCGCACAGGACCGTCTGAAGATGGAGGCGGCCCGCTCCATCCGTGAGGACTTCCTGCATCAGAACTCCTTCGATGAGATCGATACCTATACCTCGCTCCGGAAGCAGTTCTGCATGATGAAGCTCGTGAACGCGTTCTATGAGGGCGGCGTGAAGGCGCTGAACGAGGGCGCGTCCATCGGACGGATCGTCGCGATGAAGACGAGAGAGCGGATCAGCCGCTTCAAGTATACGCCGGAGAAGGACGTGGACGCGGCCTATCAGAAGGTGCAGGACGAGCTCACGAAGGAATTCGCGGACATCACAGCGAAGGAGGATGAGTAA
- a CDS encoding V-type ATP synthase subunit F translates to MYKIAVMGDYDSIYGFASLGLTVFPFADGQTEEAARTLHHLAQNEYGIIYVTEKLAAGLKKEIAKYAGQMTPAIILIPGVSGNTGAGVEGVKKSVEQAVGSDILFGGED, encoded by the coding sequence ATGTATAAGATCGCGGTCATGGGAGACTATGACAGTATCTACGGCTTCGCGTCTCTGGGCCTTACCGTCTTCCCGTTTGCGGACGGTCAGACGGAGGAGGCGGCCCGCACGCTGCACCATCTGGCGCAGAACGAGTACGGCATCATCTATGTGACCGAGAAGCTCGCGGCGGGACTGAAGAAGGAAATCGCGAAATACGCGGGCCAGATGACACCGGCCATCATCCTGATTCCGGGGGTGAGCGGCAACACCGGAGCCGGTGTCGAGGGCGTGAAGAAATCGGTGGAGCAGGCAGTCGGCAGCGATATTCTGTTCGGCGGAGAAGACTGA